The following proteins are co-located in the Streptococcus downei MFe28 genome:
- the argJ gene encoding bifunctional glutamate N-acetyltransferase/amino-acid acetyltransferase ArgJ, translated as MEILNGNIASPLGFSADGLHAGFKKRKLDFGWIVSECPASVAGVYTTNKVIAAPLIVTKQSVEKAGQMQAIVVNSGIANSCTGVQGMDDAREMQALTAEKLGLAPELVGIASTGVIGDLLPMGTLKAGLSKIVINGNADDFAKAILTTDTQTKTVVVSQDFGKDTVTMAGVAKGSGMIHPNMATMLGFITCDANISSSTLQKALSSKVETTFNQITVDGDTSTNDMVLVMANGCAKNDEILPDTPEFDQFLAMLEYVMAGLAKKITQDGEGATKLIQVDVEGVESALDARMLAKSVVGSSLVKTAIFGEDPNWGRILAALGYAGVDIPVDNIDIYLGHLPVMLASSPVSFDSEEMDEIMQADEIQIKVDVHAGHQSGRAWGCDLSYDYVKINALYRT; from the coding sequence ATGGAAATACTTAACGGAAATATTGCTAGCCCTCTAGGCTTTTCGGCTGATGGTTTACATGCTGGCTTTAAAAAACGCAAGCTGGACTTTGGTTGGATTGTTTCGGAATGTCCAGCCAGTGTTGCTGGTGTCTATACGACCAACAAGGTCATTGCAGCTCCCTTAATTGTGACCAAACAATCGGTGGAAAAAGCTGGCCAAATGCAGGCTATTGTCGTCAATTCAGGGATAGCTAATTCCTGTACCGGTGTTCAGGGCATGGATGATGCTCGGGAAATGCAAGCGTTAACAGCCGAGAAATTGGGTCTAGCCCCTGAACTGGTTGGCATCGCATCAACGGGAGTCATCGGTGACCTTCTGCCCATGGGTACCCTGAAAGCAGGCCTGTCTAAGATTGTCATCAATGGGAATGCTGATGACTTTGCCAAGGCCATTTTGACAACGGACACCCAGACCAAGACGGTGGTTGTCAGTCAAGATTTTGGCAAGGATACTGTTACCATGGCAGGTGTTGCCAAAGGTTCAGGGATGATTCATCCCAATATGGCTACCATGCTAGGCTTTATCACCTGTGATGCTAATATTTCAAGTAGCACCCTGCAGAAGGCCCTATCCAGCAAGGTGGAGACAACCTTTAACCAAATTACGGTGGATGGCGATACTTCAACTAACGATATGGTTCTGGTCATGGCTAATGGCTGTGCCAAAAATGATGAAATTCTCCCTGATACGCCTGAGTTTGACCAATTCCTTGCCATGTTGGAATATGTCATGGCAGGTCTGGCTAAGAAAATTACCCAGGATGGTGAAGGGGCTACCAAGCTTATCCAGGTTGATGTTGAGGGAGTAGAGAGTGCTCTAGATGCTCGTATGCTGGCCAAATCGGTTGTGGGTTCCAGCCTAGTTAAGACGGCCATCTTTGGTGAAGACCCAAATTGGGGCCGGATTCTTGCCGCTCTGGGTTACGCTGGGGTTGACATTCCAGTAGACAATATTGATATTTATCTGGGACATTTGCCAGTCATGTTGGCCTCTAGTCCGGTTTCCTTTGATAGTGAGGAAATGGACGAGATTATGCAGGCAGATGAAATTCAGATTAAGGTTGACGTCCACGCTGGTCATCAGTCTGGTCGGGCTTGGGGCTGTGACCTCTCCTACGATTATGTAAAAATCAATGCCCTCTATCGGACCTAA
- the argC gene encoding N-acetyl-gamma-glutamyl-phosphate reductase codes for MKVAIVGVTGYSGLELVRLLAQHSQVQVASIHATKEIGQKLSDLYPHLKGICDLEIEEFQALNIIQNTDLVFFATPSGVAKEASEVFVQHDFPLIDLSGDHRLSASSYEKWYGKEAASPAILNKFSYSLAEFAEGPIGKFISNPGCYATATELSLIPLMNWDKVDLDSIIVDAKSGLTGAGKKLAESSHFVNVHDNYMTYKVNQHQHIPEIVQELKKFNPDFQHLQFSTSLLPINRGIMATAYIRLTKDASWEEIRQVYQKFYADKPFVRLQAGLPNLHDVLGSNYTDIGFAYNPTTKVLTVVSVIDNLVKGAAGQAIQNMNLAFGFDQEDGLLSGPSYL; via the coding sequence ATGAAGGTAGCTATTGTCGGTGTAACAGGATATAGCGGGCTGGAGCTGGTCCGTCTCTTGGCTCAACACAGCCAGGTTCAAGTGGCCTCCATCCATGCTACTAAAGAGATTGGTCAGAAGCTCTCTGACCTATATCCTCATCTAAAAGGTATCTGTGATCTAGAGATTGAAGAATTTCAAGCTCTGAATATTATACAAAATACAGATCTTGTCTTCTTTGCGACACCTAGTGGAGTGGCCAAGGAGGCATCGGAGGTCTTTGTCCAGCATGATTTCCCCCTTATTGACCTTTCGGGGGATCACCGCTTATCGGCTTCTAGCTATGAAAAGTGGTATGGCAAGGAGGCAGCCAGCCCTGCTATTTTGAACAAGTTTTCTTATTCTTTAGCAGAATTTGCTGAGGGGCCTATTGGAAAATTCATTTCCAATCCCGGATGCTATGCTACAGCAACAGAATTGTCCTTGATTCCACTTATGAATTGGGACAAGGTAGACTTGGACTCTATCATTGTAGATGCTAAGAGTGGATTGACAGGGGCAGGAAAGAAGTTGGCTGAGTCGAGTCACTTTGTCAATGTTCATGATAATTATATGACCTACAAGGTCAATCAGCACCAGCATATTCCTGAGATTGTTCAGGAGCTAAAGAAATTCAATCCTGATTTTCAGCACCTGCAATTTTCAACCTCTCTTTTACCTATCAACCGTGGGATTATGGCAACTGCCTATATCAGGTTGACCAAGGACGCTAGCTGGGAAGAAATTCGGCAAGTCTATCAGAAATTTTATGCAGACAAACCTTTTGTTCGTCTGCAAGCTGGTCTGCCTAACCTCCACGATGTTTTGGGGTCTAATTATACGGACATCGGTTTTGCTTATAATCCTACAACCAAGGTTCTGACCGTGGTCTCTGTTATTGATAACCTAGTCAAGGGGGCTGCTGGCCAGGCCATTCAAAATATGAATCTGGCTTTTGGCTTTGACCAAGAAGATGGTCTCCTGTCAGGTCCAAGCTATCTCTAA
- a CDS encoding DUF6287 domain-containing protein has protein sequence MLMTVSNVLKGTKERDKNLRFDMQLALLIIVGILVAFGLGSMEHKVSSDTSSSEHPVAQTTGKILPLDVTGVLNGDYSTVVGTWKSESGASITFDTAGQVTYKSKKGKISKGQIYNARLLDGRLEAQFQTKGGDVVSIFLLPTGTASKYEGQTYQSDAVLVNSKTSDDKHPFYR, from the coding sequence ATGTTGATGACAGTATCAAATGTGCTAAAAGGGACTAAAGAAAGAGATAAAAATCTAAGATTTGATATGCAACTGGCTCTTCTCATTATTGTTGGAATTCTAGTTGCATTTGGCCTGGGTTCAATGGAACACAAGGTCAGCTCAGATACTTCTTCGTCAGAACATCCTGTCGCCCAAACGACTGGTAAGATTTTGCCCTTAGATGTTACCGGTGTCCTCAATGGTGATTACTCAACTGTTGTCGGAACCTGGAAAAGTGAGTCCGGTGCAAGTATTACTTTTGATACGGCCGGTCAAGTCACCTATAAAAGCAAAAAAGGCAAAATTAGTAAGGGCCAAATTTACAATGCTCGCCTCTTGGATGGCCGTTTGGAAGCACAATTCCAAACCAAGGGGGGAGATGTGGTTAGCATCTTCCTTCTACCAACAGGCACGGCTAGTAAATATGAAGGCCAGACCTATCAGTCCGATGCTGTTCTAGTCAATTCCAAAACCTCAGATGACAAACATCCCTTTTACAGATAA
- the recN gene encoding DNA repair protein RecN, which yields MLLEISIKNFAIIEEISLNFEKGMTVLTGETGAGKSIIIDAMNMMLGARASTEVIRHAAPKAEIQGFFTVEESPALSQVMEEHGIDFSDELIIRREIFQNGRSVSRINGQMVNLSTLRSVGQYLVDIHGQHDQEELMKAPQHIKLLDEFGDENFQASKRAYQTSFEAYRTLRKRVLDKQKNEQEHKARIEMLEFQLAEIEAADLKPGEDDKLNQERDKLLNHKNIADTLTNAYAMLDNEDFSSLTNVRSAMNDLQTIEDFDSDYKEVSSSLAESYYILEDVTKQLSDILDNLDFDGNRLNSIEDRLNVINTITRKYGGGVDDVLDYLATISKEYDHLTGNDLDSDDLEGQLKTLEKDLLTSSQDLSQKRHELALILEREIKQELTDLYMEKADFQVKFSKSKFNHEGNEQVEFYISTNPGEGFKPLVKVASGGELSRLMLAIKSAFARKEDKTSIVFDEVDTGVSGRVAQAIAQKIHKIGSHGQVLAISHLPQVIAAADYQFFIEKESKDDSTVSTVRLLTKEERVEEIAKMLAGNQVTQAALSQAKELLK from the coding sequence ATGTTATTAGAAATTTCCATTAAGAATTTTGCCATTATTGAGGAAATTTCCCTCAATTTTGAGAAGGGGATGACAGTCCTAACAGGTGAGACCGGTGCAGGTAAATCCATTATTATTGACGCCATGAACATGATGCTGGGGGCTAGAGCCAGTACGGAAGTTATCCGCCACGCTGCCCCAAAGGCTGAGATTCAGGGCTTTTTCACGGTAGAAGAAAGTCCGGCCCTCAGCCAGGTCATGGAGGAACATGGCATTGATTTTAGTGATGAACTGATTATTCGACGGGAAATTTTTCAAAATGGCCGGAGCGTCAGTCGGATCAATGGTCAGATGGTCAATCTAAGTACCCTGCGCTCGGTTGGCCAATATTTGGTGGATATCCATGGCCAGCATGACCAAGAAGAATTGATGAAGGCTCCCCAGCACATCAAACTTCTAGATGAGTTTGGGGATGAGAACTTTCAAGCCAGCAAGAGAGCCTATCAGACTAGTTTTGAGGCCTATCGCACCCTTCGCAAGCGGGTCCTTGACAAGCAGAAGAATGAGCAGGAACATAAGGCTCGGATTGAAATGTTAGAATTCCAGTTGGCTGAGATTGAGGCTGCTGACCTTAAACCAGGCGAGGATGACAAGCTCAACCAGGAGCGCGATAAGTTACTTAACCACAAGAATATTGCGGATACCCTGACCAATGCCTACGCCATGCTGGATAATGAGGATTTTTCCAGTTTGACTAATGTTCGCTCGGCCATGAATGACCTGCAAACGATTGAGGATTTTGATTCTGACTATAAAGAGGTCTCGTCCAGTCTGGCTGAAAGCTACTACATCCTAGAAGATGTCACCAAGCAGTTATCCGACATCCTTGATAATCTTGATTTTGATGGCAACCGCCTCAATAGCATTGAGGATCGTCTCAATGTCATCAATACCATTACTCGAAAGTACGGTGGCGGTGTTGATGATGTTTTAGACTATCTTGCCACAATCAGTAAGGAATACGACCACTTGACAGGCAATGACCTTGACAGCGATGACTTAGAAGGTCAGCTCAAAACCTTGGAAAAAGACCTGTTGACGTCCAGTCAAGATCTGAGTCAGAAACGGCATGAGCTAGCCCTAATCCTAGAAAGGGAAATCAAACAGGAGTTGACAGACCTCTACATGGAAAAGGCAGACTTTCAAGTAAAATTCAGCAAGTCTAAGTTTAATCACGAGGGCAATGAGCAGGTGGAATTTTACATCTCAACCAACCCTGGAGAAGGCTTCAAACCACTAGTTAAGGTAGCCTCTGGCGGAGAATTGTCGCGACTGATGTTGGCAATCAAATCAGCCTTTGCTCGCAAGGAAGACAAGACTTCCATTGTCTTTGACGAGGTTGACACAGGCGTGTCAGGGCGGGTTGCTCAAGCTATTGCGCAAAAGATTCATAAGATAGGAAGTCACGGTCAGGTTCTGGCCATTTCCCATCTTCCTCAGGTAATCGCAGCAGCCGACTATCAATTCTTTATTGAAAAAGAGAGTAAGGATGACTCGACCGTCTCCACCGTCCGTCTCCTGACAAAAGAAGAAAGGGTAGAAGAGATTGCCAAGATGTTGGCTGGTAACCAAGTTACCCAGGCAGCCCTGAGTCAGGCTAAAGAGCTCCTCAAATAG
- a CDS encoding arginine repressor — protein sequence MKKHERLDLLRKIVLENEIETQHDLVAKLEAHGLKSTQATISRDINSLGIIKVPGKSGKYVYGLSKESARKLMTPLQQACENIRDLSDPIKGLERMIAISVVPGNTRYLKRLLIKDYQEEIFSIIADDDSILLIMKSAKQAKELGQNLRNWVQQHH from the coding sequence ATGAAAAAGCATGAACGTTTAGATCTTCTGCGTAAAATTGTTTTAGAAAATGAAATTGAAACCCAGCACGACTTGGTTGCCAAATTAGAGGCCCATGGTCTCAAGTCAACCCAGGCGACCATTTCCCGTGACATCAACAGTCTCGGTATCATCAAGGTGCCAGGTAAGTCTGGCAAGTATGTCTATGGCCTATCTAAGGAGTCAGCTCGCAAACTCATGACCCCGCTTCAGCAGGCCTGCGAGAATATCAGAGACTTGTCTGACCCAATCAAGGGCCTGGAACGGATGATTGCTATCTCGGTCGTGCCGGGTAATACCAGATACCTAAAGCGCCTCTTGATAAAGGACTACCAAGAGGAGATCTTTAGCATTATTGCGGATGATGATTCGATCTTACTGATTATGAAATCAGCCAAGCAGGCCAAAGAATTGGGCCAAAATTTACGAAACTGGGTGCAGCAACACCACTAA
- a CDS encoding TlyA family RNA methyltransferase: MPKERVDVLAYKQGLFDTREQAKRGVMAGLVVGLLDGQRFDKPGEKIADDTELRLKGQKLKYVSRGGLKLEKALQVFDISVAGLTTLDIGASTGGFTDVMLQNGAHLVYAVDVGTNQLVWKLRQDPRVISMEQYNFRYAQAQDFKEGLPTFASIDVSFISLELILPALASLLTEGNRVIALVKPQFEAGRSQIGKHGIVKEKSVHIAVLEKVTDFALDFGFTCQGLDFSPIQGGHGNIEFLLYLKRSDQAQNLIRSAIIPTVEKAHEEFNKNEKA, encoded by the coding sequence ATGCCTAAGGAAAGAGTAGACGTTCTTGCCTATAAGCAGGGGCTCTTTGATACTAGGGAGCAGGCCAAACGGGGAGTCATGGCTGGCCTGGTTGTCGGCCTGCTTGACGGTCAACGCTTTGATAAACCAGGTGAAAAAATTGCCGATGACACAGAGCTACGTCTCAAGGGACAAAAGCTCAAGTATGTCAGTCGCGGTGGCCTCAAATTAGAAAAGGCCCTCCAAGTTTTCGACATTTCGGTTGCTGGCCTGACAACTCTTGATATTGGTGCCTCAACTGGTGGCTTTACCGATGTCATGTTGCAAAATGGGGCCCACTTAGTCTATGCGGTTGATGTCGGCACCAACCAGTTAGTCTGGAAATTACGGCAAGATCCAAGAGTCATCAGCATGGAGCAGTACAATTTTCGTTATGCCCAAGCCCAAGATTTTAAAGAGGGGTTACCCACCTTTGCCTCCATCGATGTCAGCTTTATCTCGCTTGAGCTTATCCTGCCAGCCTTGGCTAGTCTGTTGACTGAGGGCAATCGGGTCATTGCCCTAGTCAAGCCCCAATTTGAGGCTGGCCGCTCCCAGATTGGCAAGCATGGCATTGTTAAGGAAAAATCAGTCCACATCGCGGTCCTGGAGAAGGTGACGGATTTTGCTCTCGATTTTGGCTTTACTTGTCAGGGGCTGGATTTTTCTCCCATTCAGGGTGGCCATGGCAACATTGAATTTTTGCTCTACCTAAAAAGAAGTGACCAAGCTCAAAATTTGATTAGGTCTGCCATTATACCAACAGTAGAAAAAGCACACGAGGAATTTAACAAGAATGAAAAAGCATGA
- a CDS encoding polyprenyl synthetase family protein: protein MTKLEKIDAALKEFYEQSQVSPRLMEAILYSVHAGGKRIRPLLLLETLEGFGIELTKAHYQVAAALEMIHTGSLIHDDLPAMDDDDYRRGRLTNHKQFDEATAILAGDSLFLDPYGLIAQTDLHPSIALALIADLSQASGSFGMVAGQMLDIEGEEQTLTLDQVYTIHSHKTGKLLAFPFKAAGLLAQQDSAILAQLEEVGLLVGTAFQVRDDILDVTASFEELGKTPQKDVAAQKATYPSLLGLEQSYSILNDSLDKAGAIFHKLEVDRDFNPEKILKILERLRLHA from the coding sequence ATGACTAAGCTTGAAAAAATTGATGCTGCTTTGAAGGAGTTTTATGAGCAGAGCCAGGTTTCCCCAAGACTTATGGAGGCTATTCTCTATTCGGTCCATGCAGGTGGGAAACGAATCCGTCCCTTGCTTCTTTTGGAGACCCTAGAAGGTTTCGGAATTGAGCTGACCAAGGCCCACTATCAGGTCGCAGCTGCCCTTGAGATGATTCATACCGGCAGTCTGATACATGATGACCTGCCGGCCATGGATGATGATGATTACCGTCGGGGGCGTCTGACCAACCACAAGCAATTCGATGAGGCAACAGCTATTTTAGCAGGGGATAGTCTTTTTCTGGATCCTTATGGCTTGATTGCCCAGACAGACTTGCACCCCAGTATTGCTCTGGCCTTGATTGCTGACTTATCCCAGGCTTCAGGAAGCTTTGGTATGGTTGCTGGTCAGATGTTGGATATTGAGGGGGAAGAGCAGACCCTGACCCTAGATCAGGTTTATACCATTCACAGTCACAAGACCGGTAAACTTCTAGCCTTTCCTTTCAAGGCAGCTGGCCTTCTAGCCCAGCAGGATTCAGCAATTCTGGCCCAGCTGGAAGAAGTTGGCCTCCTGGTTGGTACAGCCTTCCAGGTTCGGGATGACATTCTTGATGTGACCGCTTCTTTTGAAGAGTTGGGGAAAACGCCTCAGAAGGATGTGGCAGCGCAAAAGGCCACCTATCCTAGCCTTCTTGGGTTGGAGCAATCCTACAGCATCCTGAATGATTCCCTTGATAAGGCAGGGGCTATTTTCCATAAACTAGAAGTAGATAGGGACTTTAATCCTGAGAAGATTTTAAAAATACTAGAAAGGTTGCGTCTCCATGCCTAA
- a CDS encoding exodeoxyribonuclease VII small subunit, which produces MPSKKKTFEENLQDLEAIVTRLENGDVPLEEAISEFQKGMVLSKNLQKTLEDAEKTLVKVMQADGSEAEMETND; this is translated from the coding sequence ATGCCAAGCAAGAAAAAAACATTTGAAGAAAATTTACAGGATTTAGAAGCCATCGTCACTAGATTAGAGAACGGCGATGTGCCCTTGGAAGAGGCTATTTCGGAGTTTCAAAAGGGCATGGTGCTTTCTAAGAATTTGCAAAAGACTCTAGAGGACGCTGAAAAGACCCTGGTTAAGGTCATGCAGGCCGATGGTAGTGAAGCAGAAATGGAAACAAATGACTAA
- the xseA gene encoding exodeoxyribonuclease VII large subunit — translation MSDYLSVSSLTKYLKLKFDRDPYLERVYLTGQVSNFRKRPNHQYFSLKDEKAVIQATIWAGVFRKLGFELEEGMKINVVGRVQLYEPNGSYSIIIERAEPDGIGALAVQFEQLKKKLTQAGYFAAEHKQALPQFVKKIGVVTSSSGAVIRDIITTVSRRFPGVEILLFPTKVQGEGSAQAVAENIAQANQREDLDLLIIGRGGGSIEDLWAFNEEVVVQAIFESRLPVISSVGHETDTTLADYVADRRAATPTAAAELATPVTKADILAWLREAGQRAYQATNRRIGQEGERLAKWSQSVIFRQPERLYDGHAQKLDRLTDDLSKQMRYRLSQAQQDQGLLSQRLASIDLQGRLQLVKERLSQQERLLKANMANQYDSRLARFEKAQDALLSLDTSRIVARGYAIVQKDKKPITSVTDLKQGDQLTLQMKDGQVEVEVENAKQEKNI, via the coding sequence TTGTCGGATTATTTGTCAGTCAGTTCTCTGACTAAATATCTTAAATTAAAATTTGACCGAGATCCATATCTGGAGCGGGTTTATCTGACGGGACAGGTTTCCAACTTCCGCAAACGGCCCAACCACCAATACTTTTCCCTCAAGGATGAGAAGGCTGTCATTCAGGCCACCATCTGGGCAGGTGTCTTTCGCAAGCTAGGTTTTGAGCTTGAAGAGGGCATGAAGATTAATGTTGTTGGTCGTGTCCAACTCTACGAGCCCAATGGTTCCTACTCCATCATTATTGAGCGAGCTGAGCCAGATGGCATTGGCGCTCTGGCTGTCCAGTTTGAACAACTCAAGAAAAAGCTGACTCAGGCTGGTTATTTTGCGGCCGAGCACAAGCAGGCCCTGCCACAATTTGTAAAAAAGATTGGCGTGGTTACGTCCTCTAGCGGGGCTGTTATTCGCGACATCATCACAACGGTTAGCCGACGCTTCCCGGGGGTGGAAATCCTTCTCTTTCCCACCAAGGTTCAGGGTGAGGGCAGTGCTCAGGCTGTAGCTGAAAATATTGCCCAGGCTAATCAAAGAGAGGACCTGGACCTTCTCATTATTGGTCGGGGGGGCGGTTCGATTGAGGACCTCTGGGCCTTCAATGAGGAAGTCGTAGTCCAGGCCATTTTTGAATCCCGTCTGCCTGTTATTTCTAGTGTTGGTCACGAAACGGACACAACTCTGGCAGACTATGTGGCCGATAGACGGGCAGCCACGCCAACAGCAGCCGCTGAATTGGCTACGCCTGTTACCAAGGCTGATATTCTGGCTTGGTTGCGAGAGGCTGGACAAAGGGCCTATCAGGCCACCAATCGCAGGATTGGCCAAGAGGGTGAACGACTGGCTAAATGGAGTCAATCGGTTATCTTTCGCCAACCGGAGCGACTCTATGATGGTCATGCGCAAAAGCTGGATCGCTTGACAGATGATTTAAGTAAGCAAATGCGTTACCGCTTAAGCCAGGCCCAGCAAGATCAGGGCCTGCTTAGCCAAAGGCTTGCCAGTATTGATTTGCAGGGGCGTTTACAGCTAGTAAAAGAGCGCCTATCTCAGCAGGAACGCCTGCTCAAGGCCAATATGGCCAATCAATATGATAGCCGCCTGGCTCGTTTTGAAAAGGCTCAGGATGCCCTCTTATCCCTAGATACCAGTCGGATTGTGGCTCGAGGCTATGCCATTGTCCAAAAAGATAAGAAGCCCATTACTAGTGTCACGGACCTCAAGCAGGGGGACCAGTTGACCCTGCAGATGAAGGATGGTCAAGTAGAAGTAGAGGTGGAAAATGCCAAGCAAGAAAAAAACATTTGA
- a CDS encoding YdbC family protein, translating to MAEFTFEIEEKLLVLSENDKGWTKELNRVSFNGAPAKYDIRSWSPDHTKMGKGITLTNEEFRTLVEAFKN from the coding sequence ATGGCAGAATTTACATTTGAAATTGAAGAAAAGCTCTTGGTACTCTCGGAAAATGACAAGGGCTGGACCAAGGAACTCAATCGGGTGAGCTTCAATGGGGCCCCAGCCAAGTACGATATTCGTTCTTGGAGCCCCGACCACACTAAGATGGGCAAGGGCATTACCTTGACCAATGAGGAGTTTAGGACCCTAGTTGAAGCCTTTAAAAACTAA
- a CDS encoding peptidase U32 family protein, with translation MSTNVKKRPEVLSPAGTLEKLKVAVLYGADAVFVGGQQYGLRSRAGNFSMEDMQEGINFAHEHGAKVYVAANMVTHEGNEQGAGAWFRQLRDMGLDAVIVSDPALIEICATEAPGLDIHLSTQASATNVETFKFWSNYGLTRVVLAREVNMEELAEIRRRTDVEIEAFVHGAMCISYSGRCTLSNHMSHRDANRGGCSQSCRWKYDLYDMPFGQERQNLKGEIPEDYSMSAVDMCMIEHIPDMIENGVDSLKIEGRMKSIHYVSTVTNCYKAAVDAYMESPEKFEAIKEDLIDELWKVAQRELATGFYYQTPTENEQLFGARRKIPQYKFIAEVVSFNEKTMTATIRQRNVIKEGDRVEFYGPGFRHFETNIEDLHDAKGNKIDRAPNPMELLTITVPQAVQPGDMVRACKEGLVNLYQKDGSSKTVRA, from the coding sequence ATGTCAACAAATGTCAAGAAACGTCCTGAGGTGCTCTCACCGGCTGGGACCTTGGAAAAATTAAAGGTTGCCGTTCTCTACGGGGCCGATGCTGTCTTTGTTGGTGGCCAACAGTATGGCCTACGTAGTCGAGCTGGTAACTTTAGCATGGAAGATATGCAAGAAGGGATTAACTTTGCCCATGAGCATGGGGCTAAGGTCTATGTAGCGGCCAATATGGTCACCCACGAAGGCAATGAGCAGGGAGCTGGCGCTTGGTTCCGCCAATTGCGAGACATGGGACTGGATGCGGTCATCGTCTCTGACCCAGCCCTGATTGAGATCTGTGCGACCGAGGCACCAGGTCTGGACATTCACCTGTCCACTCAAGCCTCAGCTACCAATGTTGAAACCTTCAAATTCTGGAGCAACTATGGCCTGACTCGGGTTGTTCTAGCTCGTGAGGTTAACATGGAAGAGCTGGCAGAGATTCGCCGTCGGACCGATGTCGAAATTGAAGCCTTCGTCCACGGGGCTATGTGTATTTCTTATTCAGGTCGCTGTACCCTGTCCAATCACATGAGCCACCGCGATGCCAATAGGGGCGGTTGTTCCCAATCCTGTCGCTGGAAGTATGACCTCTATGATATGCCTTTTGGCCAAGAGCGGCAAAATCTTAAGGGAGAAATTCCCGAGGACTACTCCATGTCAGCCGTTGATATGTGCATGATTGAGCATATTCCAGATATGATTGAAAATGGTGTGGATAGCCTGAAAATCGAAGGTCGGATGAAGTCTATCCACTACGTCTCAACCGTAACCAACTGCTATAAGGCAGCGGTGGATGCCTATATGGAAAGTCCAGAAAAATTTGAGGCTATCAAGGAGGACTTGATTGACGAACTCTGGAAGGTGGCCCAACGCGAATTGGCTACTGGCTTCTATTACCAAACGCCAACTGAAAACGAGCAACTCTTTGGGGCCCGTCGCAAGATTCCTCAATATAAATTTATCGCAGAGGTTGTCTCTTTTAATGAGAAGACCATGACGGCCACCATTCGCCAGCGTAATGTTATCAAGGAAGGTGACCGGGTTGAGTTCTACGGTCCAGGCTTCCGTCATTTTGAAACCAACATCGAAGACCTACATGATGCCAAAGGCAATAAAATTGACCGCGCCCCAAATCCTATGGAACTCTTGACCATCACAGTTCCCCAGGCTGTTCAACCAGGTGACATGGTTCGGGCCTGTAAGGAGGGACTGGTTAACCTCTATCAAAAGGACGGCTCTAGTAAAACCGTTCGAGCTTGA